One segment of Candidatus Paceibacterota bacterium DNA contains the following:
- a CDS encoding beta-galactosidase, which produces MKQSRTWIVTAMFALTAASAQVIDTSETRVQTTLDPGLKRIGTITPRSVGQIAGQNWSLGCETLDRGFANYDSYKDYLVPLGIKKIRLQGGWATTEREKGRYDFRWLDRVIEDARGRGLEILLETSYGNPIYPDGGGRGLSGGFPNSEEALAAWDKWVETMAARYKGKVRDWGMWNEPDGNKAHTPEMTADLNIRTAEIIRRLIPDARIAGAVLCGPKPDWAEGWLKRVTAQEKASLFTWFVYHGYTRNPDEGHYENVEKVKALIQQYAPAIKLWQGEAGAQSEFCLGGALRKYPWTELTQAKWQTRRMLGDLGHDVESLVFCIADLDYNRWEGYRLGDMDRYGLVKTDKAYRVLKVKLAYYAVQNVVAVFDDTLERVPDYPCEIQCEQATAWYAYKHRQSGQQMLVFWDKSGVPSDRNDTVAATFTITKGSFSEPVWVDLITGGIYAIPADRIAVDGGKVVFKDIPVYDAPTLITDKSMLMKSADKPQGKL; this is translated from the coding sequence ATGAAGCAGAGCAGAACGTGGATAGTAACAGCAATGTTTGCGCTGACCGCCGCTTCAGCGCAGGTGATTGACACGTCAGAGACGCGGGTGCAGACCACCCTGGACCCCGGGCTCAAGCGAATCGGCACCATCACGCCGCGGAGCGTCGGCCAGATCGCCGGGCAGAACTGGTCGCTGGGCTGCGAGACGCTGGACCGCGGCTTCGCGAATTACGACTCCTACAAGGACTACCTGGTTCCGCTCGGCATTAAGAAAATCCGGCTCCAGGGCGGATGGGCCACGACCGAGCGCGAGAAAGGACGCTATGACTTCCGCTGGCTGGACCGGGTGATCGAGGACGCCCGCGGCCGGGGCCTGGAAATCCTCCTGGAGACTTCCTACGGCAATCCCATCTATCCGGACGGCGGCGGCCGAGGGCTGTCCGGCGGCTTCCCGAATTCCGAAGAGGCGTTGGCGGCGTGGGACAAGTGGGTCGAGACCATGGCCGCGCGCTACAAGGGAAAGGTGCGCGATTGGGGCATGTGGAATGAGCCGGACGGCAACAAGGCGCACACGCCCGAGATGACCGCCGACCTCAATATTCGCACCGCGGAGATCATCCGGCGCTTGATCCCGGACGCGCGGATTGCCGGCGCGGTGCTGTGCGGGCCCAAGCCGGATTGGGCGGAGGGGTGGCTGAAACGGGTCACCGCGCAAGAGAAGGCATCGCTGTTCACATGGTTCGTGTATCACGGTTACACCCGCAATCCTGACGAGGGCCACTACGAGAATGTCGAGAAGGTCAAGGCGCTGATCCAACAATACGCGCCGGCGATCAAGCTGTGGCAGGGCGAGGCCGGCGCGCAGTCGGAGTTTTGCCTGGGCGGCGCGTTGCGCAAGTATCCGTGGACGGAGCTGACGCAGGCCAAGTGGCAGACCCGGCGCATGCTGGGCGACCTGGGGCACGACGTCGAGTCGCTGGTCTTCTGCATCGCGGACCTGGACTACAACCGCTGGGAAGGCTACCGCCTCGGCGACATGGACCGCTATGGGCTGGTCAAAACCGATAAGGCCTACCGGGTGCTGAAGGTCAAGCTGGCCTACTACGCCGTGCAAAATGTGGTCGCCGTGTTCGACGACACACTGGAGCGGGTGCCGGATTATCCGTGCGAAATCCAGTGCGAGCAGGCGACGGCTTGGTATGCCTACAAGCACAGGCAAAGCGGCCAGCAGATGCTCGTCTTCTGGGACAAGAGCGGCGTGCCCTCCGACCGGAACGACACCGTGGCCGCCACGTTTACGATCACTAAGGGTTCATTCAGCGAGCCGGTCTGGGTGGACCTGATCACCGGCGGCATCTACGCTATCCCGGCGGATCGAATCGCTGTTGATGGTGGGAAGGTGGTCTTCAAGGACATCCCCGTTTATGACGCGCCGACGCTCATCACCGACAAGAGTATGCTGATGAAATCGGCCGACAAACCACAGGGAAAACTCTAA
- a CDS encoding DUF6259 domain-containing protein, with the protein MSQLLLLLITSQSGLCASVAGEQLTRVMAGELQLTLLSGAGGIRIDRLLDRKYGQDLLTTNPLPLFSLTLQRAGSTNRLNLRADTGWSQCSIQPHGSRLKMHWSLPLEKGLAGLSVTAEVSPEIRTGAFRWKLRVGNTSTNWSVRRTVFPQVALADLGTNAVVLVPRGPGVLERGVWHRPFGFGGTYPNGWCSMQFMAAYRDGDRPAGLYVATHDPWGSTKDLSVKSEPTTHTMRLSFDHPAPDLGRAGNDFVLPGEAVWQLLRGDWFDAAMIYKHWAQREAKWWPRLARDGRKDTPRWMRDLNVWAMNLGAPDECVPAIKQFRDFLGMPLGFHWYNWHQIPFDNDYPHYFPTRAGFDQGVADLQSVGVFVMPYINGRLWDSHDRGADDFQFSRLALAAVARRDDGSPYLETYNSKETNGEPVRLGVMCPATPLWQNTVSNIVLRLLSECGTSAVYIDQVAAASPVLCQNPAHGHPLGGGHWWNGSYWKMLGAIRQVMPPGVALTTECNAEPFIRWFDGYLTWHWQFPGQVPAFPAIYGGAIQMFGRAYRGGATKDLALRMKAGQQLVFGEQLGWLDPGAVKEPENARFFREMARLRSQLSRYFSAGEMARPPRLLDSVPTVRADWQWSGEWWVTTEAVLTGAWKLPREKRMVLLFVNVGDKPVPNRVQFDAAANGIRGRMLRAQRRTADGHKTEWEKWPAVFDRAVTFPPRQAEAWELKW; encoded by the coding sequence TTGTCACAGCTGCTCCTGCTGCTCATCACTTCACAATCAGGGCTTTGTGCGTCGGTCGCGGGTGAACAACTCACGCGGGTGATGGCCGGGGAACTGCAGCTCACGCTGCTCAGCGGCGCCGGTGGCATTCGGATTGACCGCTTGCTCGACAGGAAGTACGGCCAGGACCTGCTCACCACGAATCCGCTTCCCCTGTTCTCGCTCACACTGCAGCGGGCGGGCTCCACCAATCGCCTTAACCTGAGGGCTGATACCGGCTGGAGCCAATGCAGCATCCAGCCGCACGGTTCGCGCCTCAAAATGCACTGGTCGTTGCCCCTGGAAAAGGGCCTGGCCGGCCTCTCAGTCACAGCTGAAGTCTCACCTGAGATCCGCACCGGCGCCTTCCGCTGGAAGTTGCGCGTGGGTAACACCAGCACCAACTGGAGTGTCCGACGCACTGTGTTCCCGCAAGTCGCCCTGGCCGACCTGGGTACTAACGCGGTGGTGCTTGTCCCGCGCGGCCCGGGCGTTTTGGAGCGCGGCGTCTGGCACCGGCCGTTTGGCTTCGGAGGCACCTACCCCAACGGTTGGTGTTCCATGCAGTTCATGGCTGCCTACCGCGATGGTGACAGGCCGGCGGGGCTATATGTGGCCACCCATGACCCGTGGGGAAGCACCAAGGACCTCTCCGTGAAAAGCGAACCGACCACTCACACCATGAGGTTGAGCTTCGACCACCCGGCGCCCGATCTGGGCCGGGCCGGAAACGACTTCGTACTGCCCGGCGAAGCCGTCTGGCAACTTCTGCGCGGCGACTGGTTCGATGCGGCGATGATCTACAAGCATTGGGCGCAACGCGAGGCGAAGTGGTGGCCGCGACTGGCGCGCGACGGCCGCAAGGACACGCCGCGTTGGATGCGCGATTTGAACGTCTGGGCCATGAACCTTGGCGCGCCGGATGAGTGTGTGCCGGCCATAAAGCAGTTCCGCGACTTTCTCGGTATGCCGTTGGGCTTTCACTGGTATAACTGGCACCAGATTCCCTTCGACAACGACTATCCGCATTACTTTCCCACCCGGGCGGGCTTCGACCAGGGAGTCGCCGACCTGCAATCTGTTGGCGTTTTCGTGATGCCCTACATCAACGGCCGGTTGTGGGATTCACACGATCGTGGCGCCGACGATTTTCAATTCAGCCGGCTCGCCCTCGCGGCTGTTGCGAGGCGGGACGATGGCTCGCCTTATCTCGAAACCTACAACAGCAAGGAAACAAACGGCGAACCGGTGCGCCTGGGTGTGATGTGTCCCGCCACCCCGCTCTGGCAGAATACCGTCAGCAACATCGTCCTGCGGCTGCTGAGCGAGTGCGGGACCAGCGCGGTCTATATTGACCAGGTGGCGGCGGCTTCACCCGTACTCTGCCAGAATCCCGCGCACGGACACCCGCTTGGCGGGGGGCACTGGTGGAACGGGAGTTACTGGAAGATGCTCGGGGCCATCCGCCAGGTCATGCCGCCCGGGGTCGCGCTGACCACCGAGTGCAACGCCGAGCCGTTCATCCGCTGGTTCGACGGTTACCTGACCTGGCATTGGCAGTTCCCGGGACAGGTGCCCGCGTTCCCGGCGATTTACGGCGGCGCCATCCAGATGTTTGGCCGCGCCTATCGCGGCGGCGCCACTAAAGACCTGGCCCTCCGCATGAAGGCCGGACAACAACTGGTCTTCGGCGAACAACTCGGCTGGCTTGACCCCGGCGCGGTGAAAGAGCCCGAGAACGCCCGCTTCTTCCGTGAAATGGCGCGGCTCCGCTCGCAGCTCAGCCGCTACTTCTCCGCCGGCGAAATGGCCCGGCCCCCGCGGCTGCTGGACTCCGTTCCCACCGTGCGCGCCGATTGGCAGTGGTCGGGTGAGTGGTGGGTCACTACTGAAGCCGTCCTGACGGGAGCCTGGAAACTGCCCAGAGAGAAGCGGATGGTGCTGCTCTTCGTCAACGTCGGCGACAAGCCCGTGCCCAATCGAGTGCAATTCGACGCGGCAGCAAACGGCATTCGCGGGCGCATGCTCCGCGCGCAGCGGCGCACCGCTGACGGCCACAAGACCGAGTGGGAGAAGTGGCCGGCTGTTTTTGATCGTGCAGTCACTTTCCCGCCCCGCCAAGCGGAAGCGTGGGAATTAAAGTGGTAG
- a CDS encoding glycoside hydrolase family 97 catalytic domain-containing protein, whose amino-acid sequence MRNHFALWLAATLVVSAHAQVIVHSPNGQIQTTVAADAGRLTWSVNFNGRQVLPPSPLGVTVDGATYGLADELGKVVTRSVTEKFHWRGAKSEIKLRGKQAQVAVLNRAGGWQLEFRCFDNAVAWRATLPGSGARRVTGEATAWVLPKGTAAWCNPDTANYEGIHERWAVNKVPKGRFTNGIAMPVTLELPGGGFAAITEADVMGYSGMTLEPTGAWRLTSSFRDDPKGWTMNGEIRTPWRVLMVAADLNGLVNCDVVPALCPPPDRALFPRGIRTDYLKPGRCLWQWWAYDYPGTHWSKQQWFVDQAAALNCQYYLVDEGWEHTNQEWVAEGKTAWQRMKELCDYAAVKGVGIWVWRGWTRREKRQWPGLETQEKREDFFRRCAEAGVKGAKIDFMDSESHDRLAFYEDCLRTAAKYEIMVNFHGANKPAGEARTWPNEMTREGIRGLEYNKWSTLPPGHYATLPFTRFVAGHGDFTPTTFQAKCQKGTTVVQQLACAVVTTSPILCWADKPDLYLASPVVDVIRTMPAVWDETRVLPGSQIGEVAILARRCGKDWYVGMVNGETARTCTLDFSFLGGGTFKADYFADAPGGSSQFAIERNVEVKARTSRAISLSPGGGFVARLRR is encoded by the coding sequence ATGCGAAATCATTTTGCTCTTTGGCTCGCCGCAACCCTGGTGGTGTCGGCGCATGCTCAGGTTATCGTGCACAGCCCCAACGGCCAGATCCAAACCACAGTCGCGGCCGATGCCGGGCGGCTCACGTGGTCGGTCAATTTCAACGGCCGGCAGGTGCTGCCCCCGTCTCCGCTCGGCGTGACGGTGGACGGCGCGACGTATGGCCTGGCGGATGAACTGGGCAAAGTGGTAACCCGCTCCGTTACAGAGAAATTCCATTGGCGCGGGGCCAAGTCCGAGATCAAGCTGCGCGGTAAACAAGCGCAAGTGGCGGTGCTTAACCGTGCCGGCGGCTGGCAACTTGAATTCCGCTGCTTTGACAATGCGGTGGCCTGGCGCGCTACCCTGCCCGGCAGCGGTGCGCGGCGGGTGACCGGTGAGGCCACCGCTTGGGTCCTGCCGAAGGGAACGGCGGCTTGGTGCAATCCCGATACCGCCAATTACGAAGGCATTCACGAGCGCTGGGCGGTGAATAAGGTCCCCAAGGGACGGTTTACCAATGGCATCGCAATGCCGGTCACGTTGGAGTTGCCCGGAGGCGGCTTCGCCGCGATAACGGAAGCCGACGTGATGGGTTACAGCGGCATGACTCTCGAACCGACCGGCGCCTGGCGTCTGACCTCTTCGTTTCGCGATGACCCGAAGGGCTGGACGATGAACGGCGAGATTCGAACGCCCTGGCGCGTCCTGATGGTGGCGGCGGACCTTAACGGATTAGTCAATTGCGATGTCGTCCCGGCCCTGTGCCCGCCTCCGGACCGCGCGCTGTTTCCGCGCGGAATCCGAACGGATTATCTTAAACCTGGCCGGTGCCTGTGGCAATGGTGGGCCTACGACTATCCCGGCACGCACTGGAGCAAGCAACAGTGGTTCGTCGACCAGGCGGCCGCCCTGAATTGTCAATACTACCTCGTGGATGAAGGCTGGGAGCACACGAACCAGGAATGGGTGGCCGAGGGTAAGACCGCCTGGCAACGCATGAAAGAGCTTTGCGATTATGCCGCCGTCAAAGGCGTCGGCATCTGGGTCTGGCGCGGCTGGACCCGGAGAGAAAAACGCCAGTGGCCGGGGCTGGAGACTCAGGAAAAGCGGGAGGACTTCTTCCGCCGCTGCGCCGAGGCGGGAGTGAAGGGGGCGAAGATTGATTTTATGGATAGCGAGTCGCACGACCGACTGGCCTTTTACGAGGACTGCCTGCGCACGGCGGCGAAGTACGAGATAATGGTTAACTTCCACGGCGCCAACAAGCCTGCCGGCGAAGCTCGGACTTGGCCCAACGAAATGACCCGCGAAGGCATCCGCGGTCTGGAATACAACAAGTGGAGCACCTTGCCCCCGGGGCACTACGCCACCCTGCCATTCACTCGTTTCGTGGCCGGTCACGGTGATTTCACCCCCACCACCTTCCAGGCCAAATGCCAGAAAGGCACCACCGTCGTCCAGCAGCTCGCCTGCGCCGTGGTGACCACCTCGCCCATCCTCTGCTGGGCCGACAAACCGGATTTGTACTTAGCCAGCCCGGTCGTCGATGTGATCCGGACCATGCCGGCGGTCTGGGACGAGACCCGAGTGCTGCCCGGCAGCCAAATCGGCGAGGTAGCCATCCTGGCCCGCCGCTGCGGCAAAGACTGGTATGTGGGCATGGTGAACGGCGAGACGGCGCGAACTTGCACGCTGGACTTCTCGTTCCTCGGCGGCGGCACGTTCAAGGCCGACTACTTCGCCGATGCGCCGGGCGGTAGCTCGCAATTCGCCATTGAGAGAAACGTGGAAGTTAAAGCCAGAACCTCCCGTGCCATCTCCCTCAGCCCGGGTGGCGGCTTTGTCGCCCGCCTCCGCCGTTGA
- a CDS encoding alpha-galactosidase, whose translation MLLLAGAPLAVQAVTPSAGEFAACRHWAEQMVGAAKPAQAASLKVVYEDTNDGLSRGRSWRGTPFQLGDKTYTHGLAFNSTKHILVRLGQPGSAWWANVGNWAVKQDLYPAGFKPLSDALRKSGRELMLWFEPERVRKNAPWHQGHGDWLIDPGQDNLLWNLGRPEARMFLTEFLSSRVDEFGLGCYRQDFNMDPLPYWQAADAPDRQGITEIPYIEGLYAFWDGLLKRHPGLIIDMVSLNSQRRVRASQAAGANLTVAPRAKPDQP comes from the coding sequence TTGCTCCTGCTTGCGGGCGCGCCCTTGGCCGTTCAGGCTGTCACTCCTTCAGCGGGCGAATTTGCTGCCTGCCGTCACTGGGCGGAACAGATGGTGGGCGCCGCCAAGCCCGCCCAAGCCGCCAGTCTGAAGGTTGTCTATGAGGACACCAACGACGGATTGTCTCGCGGGCGCTCGTGGCGGGGAACGCCGTTCCAGCTTGGCGACAAGACCTACACGCACGGCCTGGCCTTCAACTCCACCAAGCACATCCTCGTCCGGCTCGGCCAGCCTGGCAGCGCGTGGTGGGCCAATGTCGGCAATTGGGCGGTGAAGCAGGACCTTTACCCAGCCGGCTTCAAGCCGCTGAGCGATGCGCTACGGAAATCGGGCCGCGAATTGATGCTCTGGTTTGAGCCGGAGCGGGTGAGGAAGAATGCCCCCTGGCACCAAGGGCACGGCGATTGGCTCATAGATCCCGGCCAGGACAACCTCCTCTGGAACCTGGGCCGCCCCGAAGCGCGCATGTTCCTGACCGAGTTCCTTTCGTCGAGAGTGGATGAATTCGGACTCGGTTGTTACCGCCAGGATTTCAACATGGACCCGTTGCCTTACTGGCAGGCCGCCGACGCCCCCGACCGCCAGGGCATCACGGAAATCCCTTACATCGAAGGGCTGTATGCCTTCTGGGACGGCCTGCTGAAGCGGCATCCGGGACTGATTATTGACATGGTGTCACTGAACAGCCAGCGACGGGTCCGCGCCAGCCAGGCCGCAGGGGCCAACCTAACGGTAGCGCCGCGCGCGAAGCCCGACCAACCCTGA
- a CDS encoding DNA-binding transcriptional regulator has product MKRAPLPRRAVAVCIDTRDGAGRNRLHGVAQYLRRLGWRMMLVRHGGESAAAEVARLAPGGIIAYVADRWLLQMARKLGVPLVDTALGELEVAMTVSLDNHAVGRLAAEHLAQAGLKNFAYCGVRQRAASEQRRAGFAACLENRPLAAFSERVSEGESRLEPLMRWLKQLPKPVGLLVFDDKLGERVLTACRWAHLAVPHEVAVLGIGNDELMCDVSWPTLSSISLPTPRLGFEAARMLANAMVGKKIRQPHLKVQPAGVVTRGSTDLVAVEDALVKSAVQFIRAQAGKLIGVEQVAQAVAVSRRTLDRRFAGVLGRTVHAELARVRMQMARSLLADSSRGIAEVARGCGYGTAASFSRAFRQHSGRWPSEYRDDLRTL; this is encoded by the coding sequence ATGAAACGGGCACCACTGCCGCGCCGGGCGGTCGCCGTTTGCATTGACACGCGGGACGGTGCCGGGCGCAACCGGCTGCATGGCGTGGCGCAATACCTGCGCCGCCTGGGCTGGCGCATGATGCTGGTGCGGCACGGCGGCGAATCGGCGGCGGCTGAAGTGGCGCGCCTGGCCCCCGGCGGGATCATCGCCTACGTGGCCGACCGCTGGCTGCTCCAGATGGCGCGGAAGCTGGGCGTGCCCCTGGTGGATACCGCCCTCGGGGAGCTGGAGGTCGCCATGACCGTTAGCCTGGATAACCATGCCGTCGGCCGCCTGGCGGCCGAGCATCTGGCCCAGGCGGGGCTCAAGAACTTCGCCTATTGCGGTGTGCGGCAGCGGGCGGCGTCGGAGCAGCGCCGGGCAGGCTTCGCCGCGTGCCTGGAAAACCGTCCGCTGGCGGCCTTCTCCGAACGGGTCAGTGAAGGCGAGTCGCGCCTGGAGCCGCTGATGCGCTGGTTGAAGCAGTTGCCCAAACCGGTGGGGCTGCTGGTCTTTGACGATAAGTTGGGCGAGCGCGTATTGACCGCCTGCCGGTGGGCGCATCTGGCTGTTCCCCATGAAGTGGCGGTCCTGGGCATCGGCAATGATGAGCTCATGTGCGACGTGAGCTGGCCTACCTTGTCCAGCATCAGCCTGCCCACGCCCCGCCTCGGCTTCGAGGCGGCGCGGATGCTGGCAAACGCGATGGTCGGCAAAAAAATCCGGCAGCCGCATCTCAAGGTCCAACCCGCTGGCGTCGTGACGCGCGGCTCCACCGATCTGGTGGCCGTCGAAGACGCGCTGGTGAAATCCGCCGTCCAATTCATCCGCGCCCAGGCCGGCAAGCTCATCGGGGTGGAACAGGTTGCGCAAGCGGTTGCAGTCTCACGGCGCACGCTGGATCGCCGCTTCGCTGGGGTGCTGGGGCGGACCGTGCACGCCGAACTGGCCCGCGTGCGAATGCAAATGGCCCGCAGCTTGTTGGCCGACAGCTCGCGGGGGATTGCGGAGGTGGCTCGCGGATGCGGTTACGGGACCGCCGCCTCGTTCAGCCGCGCCTTCCGTCAACACTCCGGCCGCTGGCCCTCCGAATACCGAGACGACCTGAGGACGCTCTAA
- a CDS encoding SDR family oxidoreductase, with translation MRFSKKIVLVTGAARNTGVGIAAAFAAEGATVYLNSRTQEGVDQAVDALRRRGFKKVRGLPGDVGVPSDVDAMFREISTRSKRLDVLVNNAAHLGVGPDFLELELGYFEAVLRVNLTGAFYVSQHAARMMKRQRGGAIVHIGSNVSTRAIRKRTAYLASKGGVDALTLSMATDLGPYGIRVNTVAPGYIHTDRWEVLAPAKARRRRANVPLGREASAEEVAQAVLFLASDQASSITGARLVVDGGCSAQHMPADVDV, from the coding sequence ATGCGCTTCAGCAAGAAGATAGTCCTGGTGACGGGGGCGGCCCGGAATACGGGTGTGGGCATTGCGGCGGCTTTCGCCGCGGAAGGAGCAACCGTCTATCTCAACAGCCGAACTCAGGAAGGGGTGGATCAGGCCGTGGACGCGCTGCGCCGGCGCGGTTTCAAGAAAGTCCGGGGCTTGCCGGGCGACGTGGGGGTGCCGAGCGACGTGGACGCGATGTTCCGTGAAATCTCCACGCGGAGCAAGCGGTTGGACGTACTGGTCAACAACGCGGCGCACCTGGGCGTGGGGCCGGACTTCCTGGAACTGGAGTTGGGGTACTTTGAGGCGGTGCTGCGGGTGAACCTGACGGGGGCATTCTACGTCTCGCAGCACGCCGCGCGGATGATGAAACGGCAGCGCGGCGGGGCGATCGTCCACATCGGCTCGAACGTTTCGACGCGGGCCATCCGGAAGCGTACTGCCTACCTGGCGAGCAAAGGCGGTGTGGACGCTTTGACGCTCTCGATGGCGACGGATCTCGGGCCTTATGGGATCCGGGTCAATACCGTGGCGCCGGGCTACATCCACACCGACCGCTGGGAGGTGCTGGCCCCAGCCAAGGCCAGGCGGCGCCGGGCCAACGTGCCTTTGGGCCGGGAAGCCAGCGCGGAGGAGGTAGCGCAGGCGGTGCTTTTCCTGGCTTCCGACCAAGCGTCGAGTATTACCGGGGCCAGGCTGGTGGTGGACGGCGGGTGTTCGGCGCAGCACATGCCC